A segment of the Lolium perenne isolate Kyuss_39 chromosome 3, Kyuss_2.0, whole genome shotgun sequence genome:
ACTTCCCGGGTGGTTTCCTCAACCGCGGCGGCGGCAGGCTCCTCGGCCTTTGGCTCCTCCTTGGGCTCAGGAACGAAAGGCGCAACCTTGTCCAAGATAAAGACGATGGCAGGGGAGAGGGGCGTGGTGCCTGACTTGGCCACCGCGTCGCTCACCAGCTTGGCTCCAGGGAATTCTGCAGATTAACATGCCAGCACAAGTCAGTTTAGTAGTTTATTTATATGTAAGTTAACAAATAATTAAAAGCGTCCTTTTTTTAATTCTACTATAACGCACAAAATTCTCAGCAGTATGCATGCGTAGCAGAGGGTACTAGTGGCAACAACCACAAATTGATCAGCTTAATTGATTATTGTTAATATCTTAAACTTTTGTTAGCTCCCTAGTTAGGCTTTTGTCCGCATCGCCGAAAAGTAACGCTGGTTGCATGTGAACTTCTGTTGGAAGAAACATATGTGGGAAGATTCTATTATGTTTCCCTTTTTGTTCTGGGAAGATTCTACTACACTGTTTAACTATGTGAAAGCAGAATAAAGACAAGGAATACGGGTTATATAAGATGTAAACCCTGAGAAATAAAATTGTTAAAGGCAGTTCCATTTTAGTTACAAAAATATGAATGATAATTGGCAGCAAGTTTAGTCCTTATATATTTTTACTACTATTTAGTTACTTCAAAATTTTAGGCAAAAATCTTAACCACAAAGATGGACGATTTGGTTTTGTTAATTATATATGCTTACCAATCTTGGCCAACTCGTCAAGGAACTTGGTAACTGCAACCGAGTTCTTCTTGATCTTGGCTGGTTTCTTATCCTTTATCACCCCCTACAATAAGATAACAGGTAAACTGGGTTATAATTAGCACTAAGGGTGGCTACTTCCTATTGTTATGCTCCATCAACCACAAAAAAAATGAGGCACCGAAAAATGTTTTCACCTTAATCTCTGGGGGAGAGGCTTCAATAACCTCCACAACCTTGGGCTCTAGCTCTGTCTTCTTGTCTTCAATCTCCTTGCTGATATCCTCCTACATATATACACAACACACCCATATAATCAACAAACAAGCAAACATAAACATACGCACACTGAGAGAGAGATAAGAAATGAACAAGGGCTCCCATCCATACCTTGTTGAAGGATTTCAAGaactcggcggcggcggccttctTGCCATCCTTATCGAAGATCTTGCTGAGCCCGGGGAGAACCTTGGTCTTCCATACGCTGGTCATCTTGTTGGAGCACCTTCAAAAATCTCTACACAAACGCAGAAAACAAGAGCGCAAAACTCCATGAGAATTTGTATCATCGGAAGGAAAACAAAGGAGTCGATCAGAGAAGCAATGGAAGCTTACATGCAGCTAGCTTGCTGAAGCCTGAAGAGGAGGTAGATGCGATGTGTAGCAGCGATCACCAAGAAGAGCCTATCAATGGGCAGAGCAGAGCAGTACAGAGCCACGGTGCCATGAGAGCGATATATAATGGGTTGGCCAGATAGGCGGCCTGGCCCTGAGGGAAATTACGTGGGTGCCCCGCATGAGGTGGCCATGGTTGTTGGAGGGAGGCAGGGGCAGAAACGTCAAATGGGAGGAGATTATGGAAGGGGTGTCATTAAGACAGACGTGAAATGATGAATGGGTCCTGAAGGCTTGCAAGCTGCGCTGGAGATACAGGGAGAGTAGGACATGGCGCTAGTAGGAATGTAGGATCCTCTGTGTCATGGTTTGATAGTTGGTAATCTGGTTAACTGTGTTGCGTggttgatttgagatggtttttacTTCTTGTGATTTGATGGGCAAGCTATTAGAAATAAAATTACTGCAAACTTGAGTTACTTTGAAATCCATCTGATGATACTTTTTTATGTTAAGGCGATGATTATTCATTGTGTATTAACAGCTCAAATATTTTCTCAAGATGGAATTTATTCATGCATATTTAATACAATTTTTTACAGCGTTAGTTTTTGCTAGACATTTATTAACATATAAATTCTTACATATTTCCTTGTCTCAAAAAATACATGTAAAAACATTTGAGCAGAAAAAAATCTAAGTTGGTTCCAATGTAGAACTAGCTAAACTACTCCTTCACTTCCTACATATAAAGACGTTTTCGGAGTTCAATTTAAACTCCCAAACTTCTTAGATTTAGAAACATGGAGAGTATTTCAGGTTGCTTCTTAAGAAAAATCCAGCTCCTCCATGCTATTTCATCTTTACAAATTCACCTACCGACAAAATTAAAATATACACATTCTCGGTGAATATTCCCCGTCGCGGTCTCCATTTCTAGATAGGTCATTTTCCATCTCTATCTCTGGAGTGGTGAAATGAAATTGCGTCTACATCCATCGAATCATGCTACATATCTACAAACCTACTCCAAAGGATAATGCCGTTGTGATTCGTTGCACACCCTGCTCCACAGAAGATCAGGCACGGCCAGGTCACACCACTTGGCAGCCTTGCGTGTGGCCCACACTTACTCGCCGGTGGGCCCGGCCCAGGGACGGTACCGTGAGCTCCTCAAAGAAGCAACGCCTCCAGCCAATCACATATCCTTGGAGAAAGACAGCATGATTAAAAACCATAAGTCTGAAGAACTGAAACCAGTACAGCTAATCTCAATATCTAGAAAATAACAGCTAGCTAATCCTTGGCTAAGAGCCAAATTAGcttaaaaattaagaaaaaaacaTGGTTATAGTTTATAAAGCTTGGAATCTTGTTGCAGTTTGCCAACTGATTAAAACCAATACAGCGGGAGCACTCCAACGTGCTGGCATGAGTGGTACCTCTACCAGCATGACAGCTCCTCCCTCGTTTCGCAAGTGACCACCTGTATTTCTGCCTGCGTAGGCCAATGAAAGGGTTTGCCACGGAGGCTGTACGCCATTGATACGATGACCGTACGTACGTATTGCTTGGGTCCTTTGGGAGAACTTATCTTGTCCATCTAGTTATATTTGGTTTTCTCGTAGCCCCCAAGCAACCATGTATTGGTGTGAGCAACAAGCCACCTAGGCGTGAGATCTTGTATTATCTTAGTAGTCGACCCATTTTTTTTTGTCTTCGAAAGTGACGATGATTTAGAGCctctgcatcgattgatgcaaagAACTACTATATGTTATTGATTATTCACCAAGGTCAAGCAAAAGATTATGCTCACGACAGAATCACACACCTGCCAAGAACCCTACACCAAAACCTTTCAAATGACATGGCCCCTAAATATGTGTCCCTTTTTTTAGGGAAAGTATGGCCTTGTCCTGGTCCTGTATGCGGTCATCGTGAGCCTTTAAAACATTTTGAAGTCCAGGGCCACTAACTGATGGACAAGGTGGTAAATCATGAAATTCTCACCAAGAAAGGGATATATGCAGTTCCAGATATACTTGCCATACATTACCAGTATTAGTGAGGCATTGACTGGAAAAACAGGGATATGTTTCTAACTGCCAACTCAGTCTAATAGGATCATCAGCTATTTCCAAATAAAAAAGTTCAAACATATGTAGGCCCTCCCCCTTGTCTTGGATAATAGCAATCGTGCCCACTTGGCACATGCCAACCCCCGTTTGCTGTCACCTCCTTTATTATGAGCCAGGTAGCAAGACCAGACCAGCTCAGTGATAGCACCCCAACCAACAAATACCATTTCAGAAATCCAGCATCTACTTATTTATTTTGTTCAAATCCAGCAAGCTATGCTTCAGTCATTTGTGCAGCACACACAAGCCACCATAATGTGTTTCTAATTCCTTTGCAATGAGGCCAGCATCAGCATGCAAGTGCTTCCTGGCGAACCAATCAATCAGGAGCCTAGCCAGCTATAGGAAAGTAATCAGATCTCCACATCAAGAAGTAACTTGTTGCGAGCGAACACTCAAATGATGAGCTAAGGGCCGCTTAGGGTAAGACTAGCTTGTTTAATATAATATAAACGAGATCGAACTTTGATTTTATGGCAGAAGAGAAATGAGAATCAAACTATGTGCAATGATAGCTTCCTTTTTGCATCTATCGAGTCAGCAAATTGTAGGATAACTATCTAGATGTTACTCATAGTCATGTTGTTGACTATCAGAGTTGAAGTGTTAAAATTGGACATGTTGATCTTGAACGCTGCTGTTGTCCTTGAGATGACAAACATAACCCCCCTTTTTTTTTAAATGAAAGGGTCACATCTCCGTTTGTCCTCCTTCTTTTCCTCTTTTGAGATTCAGGGTTATCAGTTCCTTGGGTCATGTAGATTAGCACTaggtttttttataaaaaaaatacaGCCCGAATGTCACTAGGTTAGTTCAACCATGTGGATCTTTTCTTAACTGAAATTTTACCATATGGTGTTGTCAAGTGGTTTTCGCCAAGCAGGCGTATCAACTAAAAATCCTTGGGAACAAAATATACATTGTATATTATGACCACTTAAAGATACTATAGTGACTGGCATGAGTGGCATGTCATTTATTAATCCTACTTGTATAAGGACACCTTGTTTTGTTTGGAGGAGAACAAGTGGAGGACAAAGCCAGTGGGTTTGGACATAGAAATCTAGCAAACCAAGAGAATTAAGAAATATAAAAGCAACATAAAAGCAACGAGAGATGCATGCTAGGATTATAGACAAAAGTTGTTCTTTAGCACTATTAGCCTATTAGGTCCAAAAGGAATAAGAGTCATTTCCTCTCACCCTAAGCTTCTTAGGATTATGGGTTGCGGTGGAATAAGCCCTTGTGGAGGAAGCATCAAAAGGAGGAGGGAAGGAAGAACACTTGGAGAGATCGTACACGGAGAAGTCGGGCGACGCGTGAAGTGCAGTCGAGTGGAAGACTGCGTGCCCAGCCTAATGCCGATGTGACACAGATGAAGAGAGCGATGATGATCGCAAAGAAACGTGCGGAGATGCCGGTGATTGGTACGTCTATACCGAAACCAACCTCCATTACTTCTTTTTCGGATGATCAAATTATTGATAATGCTATGTCATTGGGAGTTTCTTTGGGTAACTCTCACTCTAATTGCATTAAGTCAGCTAGGTTAATAAAAGATTTTGATCTACAGAGAACTCTAACTATGTTAAAATGTAATGATCAATTGGCAAAACCACATGAAAATGCTTCTCTTTGTTTGGCAGTCTCACGTGCATCTGACTTATGTGATGATTTGGAAGGGGATGATGATTTTCtgagagatgatgatgttgatattCCTCCGGTTATTAATAGGGATAGAAAAGTTCGTAAAAAAAGTCTTATGACAGCAAAAATGTTAGGAGGAGTAACCGTATTAGAATCAAACCTTCAAAATGACAATGACGAATCTTAAAGGGCTTACGTGGGTGAAGGGTTTAAAGATCCAGGAAAACATTTGTTTGTGAAGGAATCAATTAGGGAGTATGACCTAGATTTTATTGCTTTGCTAGAGACATGATGGTCCAATTTTGCGGTACATTTTTTACGTGATGTAGCAGCGGGTAAGGACTTTGCTTGGTTTTGTTTGCCGCCACATGGACGGTCAGGGGGAATCCTTGTTGGTATAAACACTAACACTTTGCTAGTTAATAGAGTGGGTAGTGGGGATTATTGTGTTAAATTGTCTATTACATCAAAAGTAGATGGATTTGAGTGCCGGTGTATGGAGCGGCACAGGCCAAAAATAAATATGATTTTCTTGCAGAGTTGGTTAGGACTTGTGAGTCAGAAACTTTACCGATGCTATTGGCTGAGAATTTAAAATTTTGAGAAAACCAGAGGATAAAAGTAATGACAATTTTAATCCCCGAGGGCCATTTATTTTTAATGCAATCATTGAGAATTTAAACCTATGAGAAATTGGTCTGTCTGGACGGCGATTTACCTGGGCGAGTAGAAGAGCGAATCCTACATATGAAAAATTAGATGGAGTGCTGGCTAGTGTCGAATGGGAACAAAAATTCCCTTTGGTGTCGGTCCGGGCTTTGACTCGCTTGGGATCAGACCACACTCCGCTTTTGATTGACGCGGAGATTCAGGCACATATTGGTAATAAGGCTCGCTTTTCGTTTGACTGTCCTGGTTTGAACAAGAGGGATTTTACGAGAGCTGAATGGCGGCCGGCCCTGTTGGAAAAACGCCTATTCAGACCTGGCAAAATAAGATTAGGCATTTACGTCGGTTCTTACGAGGTTGGGCTAAAAGTTTAAGCGGAAAATACAAAAAAGGAGAAGCAAAAGATTACTGAATATCATTGATTCGTTAGATATTAGGGCGGAAACTATCCCTTTGTCGCTGGAAGAGCGCAATGAGTTAAAATTGGCTAATGAAAAACTAAATAAGTTTAGAAGGGAAGGGGAGATTAAGTGGGCACAAAGAGTTAAGGTAAAATATATTCAGGAGGGGGCAACAATACTAAATATTTTCACCTCATCGCAAATGGAAAACATAGGAAAAAGAAAATCTATCAACTAGAACAAGAAGAAGGTACTATTGTCGTAGATGATAATCTCAGGGTGTACATTTTGGAATACTATAAAAAAACTATTTGGAAATCCGGAACCTAGTTTTGTCTCTTTGGATGAAGATAGAACTGAAGATATCCCGCAATTGTCAGTGGATGAGAACAATTTGTTAACGGTGAACTTCTCGATGGAGGAGATTCGCAACGCTATTTTtcaaatggaacataataaatcacCGGGTCcggatggctttcctgcggagttCTATCAACATTTTTGGGAGGTCATCAAAAATGATTTGATGGCACTGTTTGAGTGCTTTTAGAAAGGTGACCTGCCTTTGTACAAATTGAATTTTGGGGTGATTACTTTATTACCTAAAAAGGAAAATGCAacgcaaattcaacaatataggcCAATTTTCTTGCTGAATGTGAGTTTTAAAATATTCACAAAGGTTGCGACAAACCGTATTTCTGATGTAGCTCATAAAGTGATTAGACCTACACAGACGGTTTTTATTCCAGGGAGGCACATTTTAGAGGGTGTGGTAGTCCTTCATGAGACAATACATGAAATGCATAGGAAAAAGCTTGATGGGGTGGTATTTAAGATAGATTTTGAAAAGACTTACGATAAGGTTAATTGGCCCTTTTTGTAACAAGTTCTCCATATGGAAGGGTTTGAACCGGTTTGGTGTGATAGAATTAAGCAATTTGTGCAAGGTGGGAGTGTAGGAATAAGGGTTAATAATGTTACTGGTCATAATTTTCAAACTAGAAAAGGACTACGCTAGGGGGACCCTTTATCTCCGATTCTTTTTAATATAGTCGTTGATATGCTAGCGATTCTTATTTCTCGTGCTAAGGATGAGGGTAAAGTTGGGAGTTTCTTATCACACTTGATTGATGGGGGGCTTTCTATACTTCAATATGCGGATGACACAATATTGTTTTTGGAATATGACATTGCTAAGGCAGTTAATATGAAACTCATTCTATGTATTTTTGAACAGCTATTGGGTTTGAAAATTAACTTTCACAAGAgtgagttttttttgttttggtaaGGCGAAGGATATGGAGGACCAATATAGACATATTTTTGGGTGAGAATCTGGATCCTTACCTTTAAAGTATATAGGTATTCCTATTCATTATAGGACACTTCGGAATGCGGAGTGGAACCCAATTGAGAACCGGTTTGCTTCTAAGTTAGGGTGTTGGTGGAGTAAAATGTTGTCCTATGGAGATAGAGTCACATTGATTAATTCGGTCTTAATAAGTCTTCCGATGTTTATGCTCTTATTTTTGGAAATCCCAATTGGGGTGAGAAAGAGGTTAGATTATTATAGatcaaagttttttttttttggcaatctGATGAGCACAAGAAAAAATATAGATTATCTAAGTGAAATATTTTATGTAGACCAAAGGATCAAGGTGGGTTAGGGATTAAGGTATTGAAATTAAAAAACAAATGTCTACTTAGTAAATGGCTGTTTAAACTTCTATTGGAGGAGGCTATATGGCAGTAACCGCTATGTAACaaatatttaaaaaataaaaCACTAGCACAAGTAGGAGTGAAACCAAATGACTCTCCTTTCTGGAAAGGCCTTATGCATTATAAGTATGATTTCTTCAAGAGAGGATATTTCAAAGTTGGAGATGGAACAACGGTGAGGTTCTGGGAAGATATTTGGATGGGATGTTTGCCTCTATCTCATAAATATCCGGCACTTTATAATATTGTTCAACATAAAAATGTGGTAGTATCGATAGTGCTTTCTACTGAACCTATTAATATTTCTTTTAGAAGAGGGTTGAATGATAATAAGTGGTTACAATGGATACATTTATGCCAGTGCCTAATTACAATAAATTTAACAACTGAATCGGATAAGTTTGTTTGGAAACTTACTGATTCGGGTTTATTTTCAGTTAAGTCTATGTATTCTGACTTGTTGAATGGACATGCTATTTATCTGCGTAGGTATCTATGGAAACTAAAGATCCCTTTGAATtttttttatgtggttccttagtaaTAAGGTGCTCTTAACTAAGGATAACTTAGCTAAACGAAAGTGAAATGGATGTCAAaagtgttgtttttgtgattccacTAAAACGGCCAATCATTTGTTCATTGGTTGTCCTTTTACGAAGATTATTTGGCGCATGATGTATCTAACTTATAATATTCCTCCACCagctaatattactaatatgtttggtagatAGCTTAATGGAGTGCAGAAGAATGATAAACATAAAATTCGAATTGGAGTATCTGCTCTTTGTTGGGCGATCTGGAGGAGTaggaatgatattatttttaacaaacAAATTGGAACTAGTTTTTTACAGGTTATCCGGCGAACTGCTCATTCGATTTAACAATGGGCTTTCCTTCTCCCGTCGGAGCAACGGGAGGATATGGTTACTGGATTCAACCGGATGCTAGTGGTTGCTTAGGACTTCTTTTTTcaggctactgggtggcggcATCTTCATAGAATAGCAGATGCGTAGCTTTTTTGTGTGCCGTATTTTCttttggttgattcatgtatcaATACATTGTAAAAGAAACAGATCATGATGCCTAGTTAATTTGGGAATGGATCGAACAAAAAGAAAGGGACAATTCACTTTGCTGAACTAGATTAGAAGCCGCACGGAACAAAaacacaaccaaacacaaaagaAGGACACACCACAAGAACAAAACAATTCAGAGCCACTGTCCGCTACGCTAGACCTAGAACCCTGCTAACCATGGTAATTGGGTAAGCCGACAGGCGCCAGAAACCAAAAAATGCCAGATGTGGCATTGACCCCACCAACGATGACTAGTAAGCGTCTCCGACCAAGAAGGATCACTGAGACAGTGCAAATCTGTCGTGCTAGACTAATTTACGGTTTGGTTAGGCCAAAGATTGTTAGCCTTTCTCTTGCGGAAATTGTCTCATATATTGGCGCTGTTTGGACTTTTGGTTCTCATTTAGAGATCCATATACTTCGTTCTTTTAGACGGAAGGCTCGAAAGGAACccggctttgaattaacaaagccatcaaccggctaGGAGTTACACCAAGAATTACAACACACACGCGCCGAGCGCACACCGCAAAAACACAAGAAAAGACAACACATAAATGTCAAGCCGAAGCGTCATTTTGATCCATGAAGAGGGAGCCTTGTCTTGTGTTCCACCGGAGCGATGACGACCGAGTCCACGCCAACATACCTCCACCGCACTGAGACTGCAACCCAAGGGGAACTCAACGACGGGCCGGCCACCTAGCAGAGCTTGAGGAACCAAAGGAGGGAGGGTCTTACGGCGACACCTCCAAGAAGGTGAATGGCGCAAGAATGCGTCATCGTCAACGGCAGAGACAAAGGTCCTGCAAAGTTTTCACCCAGACCCAAGAGCCACCACCCCTGGAGCTCGGGCTAGGTCCAGACCACAACACAACATCATCCCCTGGCGTTGGGATAGGCACATCGGCAAGAGCTACGACCAGACGCCGACCTAGCAAAGCCCCCCAAGGCACTAGGAAGGAAGTCAGCTACCGCAGCAAACCGTGTAAAAGCAGCCAGGCCGACGTTGCGAGAGGGCTGCGACACCAGCGAGAGGTCGCAGGGTGATCCGAAAGACACTACCAGGGAGGCATGCACGAAGTGAGGCTCCCAAGGAGAGCAGAATGAGGCGGAGGGATAGGGTCCATCACTTCGAGCAGGAGCGACATCATCgggacgccttcaacaagggagCGACACCCGCAGGTGACGCCGTCACCGGCACAGGCCACAGCCATGTGCAGCTTTCGCGGAGGTCCAACCCAGATCAAAATTCCGGATACCATCGTGAGGACGTAGAGTAGACAGAGCAGAAATCACTGCCGTGCCCCGACCAAAGCCGCGCTATGAGCTAGCCCCAGCTAGACTCATCCGCAGTGGTGAGCGCAAACGCGCCGGGCCGGCAAAGCCCGGCCTGACCCAGATCTAGACGTCACCGACGCTAGGTCGGCGGCAACACGACAACCCCACCATCCCCGGGCGCCAAGACTCGCACAAGCACGACCATAGTGGCCGGAGGAAGAGCATACTACAGCCACGGGAGCAGCTGCAGTACGAGGCACGCTGCCAACCCGGCGAGCATGCATCAGCCCCGGGACCCATCCCAGATAGCCAACCAGGACATCGCCCCCAAGCGACGCCAGAACAACGAACGACCATGTCTCCAAATCCAGGACCGCTGGCCCTAGATCTGGCCCGCGAGCACGAGGTCAGCCATGATGGTACACCACCCACGGTCGGCAGACAAGCATGAACGGTGGGAACAACCAGGCCCGCCTGGCCCAGATCTAGGCCCGCGGGCCTAGATCTGCTCGCCGCCACCACCCACTCAACGTGCAGCACCGGCGGTCGGGCGCCGCCCAAGCGACTCCCCGACGCGGCCGTCCATCTCACCGGACCACGCCGGAGCTGCCGTGCCCGAACCGAGCCCTAGTGGCCCAGATCCGAGCCCTAGGCAGGACAAAACGTGGCCGGCGGCGGCTAGCAGGCGGCGCGCGCGGCGCCCTCGCCACGCCACGGCCGCCACCCACACGGCCCCCAACGGCCGGAGCCGCACCCGCCCGAGCCGGAGCCGGTGCCGGCGAGCCTCACCACCGCACGGCAGACTCGCCCGTCGAGTCCCGGACGTGCGCGGGAAGggaaaccgccgccgccgaccgcccgggctttgcccggcggctcccgccggcggcggcggcgcggggaggagaggagggaggggggagGAGGCGGGGAGATGGGGCGCCCCGGCCGCCACACGTGGGGGCGACGGGAGCGGAGGGGGTTCGCAGCTCGGAGATGAGTAGTGGATCCATATACTTCGTTCTTGGTAGCATACATGTTCATGTTGTAGCTCACGAGTACAATATGATCAGAGTCAGTGGTTAGGACGGTTAAATCTGGCCAAGAATGTGTATCTGTTTTATTTAAGAGATGCTCATGCTATTACACTATTGATTGCCCAGCTTGATTTAGTACCTTCTTACAATGATTGGAGATCGATGTTCTGTCATCATATTTTCATCCTTTTCAGCATACTATTCTTGTATGCACTTGATGGAGCACCATCTTACCATGATTGAGGATCGATGCCCTGTAAATCATGTTTCCTCATTTATCGGCtgcttaagagcatctccaacagaggctCTAAAATTTGGCGTTGTAAAAATCGTTTGCAGCGCGTTCAAGTCGGATATAGCACGCGGCGCCGACGCGAGCTTCGCCAGAGACTCTATTTTACAGCGCAACcacgaaacaaaaaaaaaaaaaaaaaacaacccTTCACCACAGGCAGCACTGTGACATCCATGTCCGATTAAAAAGAGAAAAGATTGCAATCCATCGGGAATCCATCAATTGACGATTTGAGGACAGGGTTCGACTAACTGGGAATCCATCAATTGACGAGGCCTGCTTCGACCCCGCGTATCTCCCTGCTCCGACGAGGCCTGCAGCCGGCTTCCCCGTGTCCCGCGCTTGCTCCGGCGAGGCCTGCAGCCGGCTTCCCCGCGTCCCTCAAAGTGGCCGGATCCCTTCTCCGGCGAGGCGTGTCGCCCTGCTCCGCCGAGCCCGCGGCTGGCTGCCCCGCGCATCTCCCTGCTTTGACGAGGCCTGCGGCCGACTTCCCCGTGTCCCGCCCTTGCTCCGGCGAGGCGCGTCTCCCTGCTCCGCCGAGCCTGCGGCCGGATACCCCGCGTGTCGCCTGCAGGACCGCCCTGCCTGACCCCGCACGCCCCCATCTTCCCCATGAGCTGCTCGCCGGCGGCCCTCCCCACGAGCGCCGCGGAGGCCGCGCCACAATTGCCCATCCCGCCTTCGACCCTCACCTCCCTGCCCCACGGACGGCCAGAGAAGGAAGTTTCAGCGGTAGTTGGGATTTTCGCGCGAGCGAGTTTTTTGTACGCGCTGGATCAGGAGCGGTACATTTACCACGATACCGCTTTTCAGCGTCTGCGCTAAAAA
Coding sequences within it:
- the LOC127342053 gene encoding salt stress root protein RS1; translation: MTSVWKTKVLPGLSKIFDKDGKKAAAAEFLKSFNKEDISKEIEDKKTELEPKVVEVIEASPPEIKGVIKDKKPAKIKKNSVAVTKFLDELAKIEFPGAKLVSDAVAKSGTTPLSPAIVFILDKVAPFVPEPKEEPKAEEPAAAAVEETTREVAVEEKKEEAEPSAAPVEAATPVEAAAPAAEVVEEKKEEEKAAETPAPVAEPEKK